Genomic window (Pseudanabaena sp. FACHB-2040):
TGGCCGAGTCCCTCGGTTTTACCTTTCCCCTTTGCTACGACGAAAGCCAGGAAACCGCTAAGCGCTATACTGCTGCCTGCACCCCCGACTTTTTCCTCTTCGATGGCGAGGGTCGTCTGGCCTACCGAGGGCAGCTAGATGACAGTCGACCTGGCAACAACATCCCCGTTACCGGCAAAGATTTGCGGGCCGCTCTAGACGCCATCTTGTCAGGCCAGCCGATTCCCGAGCCCCAGAAGCCTAGCATTGGCTGCAATATCAAGTGGAAGCCTGGTAACGAACCCGCCTACTTTGGCTAAAAACTTAACCCAAGCGAGCCAACTCCAATTCGGTATAGTTGAGCAATCTCTTGAC
Coding sequences:
- a CDS encoding thioredoxin family protein; its protein translation is MVMVESTMLPLGTAAPDFTLPDVVSGQSTSLATFSSSRALLVMFICQHCPFVKHVQQELARIGQDYGPKGVGLLAISANNVATHPQDSPEHLKQMAESLGFTFPLCYDESQETAKRYTAACTPDFFLFDGEGRLAYRGQLDDSRPGNNIPVTGKDLRAALDAILSGQPIPEPQKPSIGCNIKWKPGNEPAYFG